GATGAAGACGCTATTACATCATTAAAATGCTCTGAAATAGGAAAGGTTTAAATGCTAACgtaaaatgtttcaaataacATTCCGGATTTGGGCCACCAAATGAAAAGATTAGAATTGTGTTTGTGTAAACTGtaaaccaaatcaaatcaaacatgAATCGACAATtagttttcattatatatagATTCGCTTATACATGTTTTAGTTTAAGGTACTAAGTTTGTTTTTGCATATTGTGTCCCTAAAATTTAGATACAACAATAATTGAAAATGGATCCAGAGTACGTGATGggaaactaaaatcaaaagaaaCTTAAATTTGTGAAAGAAAGAGATTTTGTCTATTTATATATGTGAAAGTCTAAAACTTAAGGAAGCAAATTTTGATCTAAAAAATCTAAACTATTATTTAATGACAAAGTGTCCGAGACACAAGGATAGAAAGTAAAAGACAAAACCTACACCAGAACTTAGTTACATTTAGTTTCctcaaagagaaagaaaatctaCCAAATGAATATACAGCAGCGCTAAAgaacttgaatttttttagtttgaacTCCAACAAGAGGAGAATGAGAGGTCATGTTTCCCTTTTGGTGGTGCCTGTTATATCCAATGCCTTCTCCTCATCATTTGGTTCAGATGATTCTCCCACAACATTTGAATGCTCTTGCTGTGCCTCTGTTTTGAGGTTGTCCTTGTCCTTGTCACAATAACGACATGCAAAGAAATTGAAGTAGATGAAATTCAAACCTCCCAGTGCAGCAATAACAGAATAGTAGCAGTCAAGCCTATTGTGGTTTAAATCATTGCCCCCAATCCATGATGTTTTTCCATTGCTAGAAGTTATTTTATGGACAATATTGACAATCAAGGAGCCCATGTAGTTTGCAATGGACAGGCTCAGAAAGAAGATAGCCCCAGCAACAGTCCTCATGCTCTCTGGCATTTCCAAGGTGAAGTATTCCATTATGGAAACAGCAGCAAAGGCCTCATTGAGGCCTGAAAGTGCAAACTGAGGCAGCAGCCATGCAAAGCTTAATGGTGAAACAAACAAACCGTGTTTCAAAGCTGAGTCACGCCGCTTCTTTTCAACAATTGCTGCTACCGACATGCATAAGATGGACAACAAGATCCCAATACTGATTCTTTTCTTCATGGCCAATCTTGGAGCCTTTATGCTTAGTTTTCTCGCTAGGGGAATGTAGACACACTCGTAAATGAATATCCAAAATGAGAGAGCTATCATTGATGTCAGGTTCATCCAACCAGGTGGGACCTTGAAGTGGGGCCCAATGGACCTGTTGCTTTGAACAGCTTGAAGCACCCCAAATGTGTTTTGCTGATCCATCACAATGAAGCCGCAAATTCCTGTCACCCACACTGGTAGAACTCCCAACAGACATTTTAAGTGTTCCACTTGTTGCAAGCTACAAAGTCTCCAAGCATTTCTAGCCATGCCTTGGTCATTCAATTCACTAGGATCAACTATTATAGCAGCCTTGTCAAGGAACTTGAACCTATCTGTCTGAACAGTCTTTGCTTCCTCCGATGTTGGAGCAGGATTGTAAACGGTTCTACCAGAAGCCTGTACGTTGCGTTTTCTAAAGGCTGCTGAAATTACTCGGGCCATGTCTGAGAAGATGCTCCCTTGAGGCTTCTGGCAAATGTAAGTGTGGCGGCCAAGTAGGAAGATGGCAATGGACAAAGCAAGACAGCAAGTGGGAATAGCAAAGCCTAGAGTCCAACTTACATTGGTTTGAATGTAGACAACAGCTGTGAGTGCTATAACAAGTGCAATGGTGAAACTGAAGTACCACCAATTGAAGAAGCTTTCCAGTTGGGCCCTACCCTTCTCTGTCTTGGAGTCAAACTGATCTGCACCAAAAGCAATGTTGCATGGCCTGATGCCACCGGCTCCTATGGACAACAGTGCAAGACCAAAAAAGAGAACTGCTAGCTGCAAGGCATCTGGAGATTGGCAATGGTGTCTGTTGTCGTCGCAGGGATGGGGTCTCAGTTGTCGTATACCTGCTGTTAGGGTTATGGTCAAAATACCCTGTCAAGTACAACCCAAGCTCGTTATGTATATACATGATCTTTCCTTCTGTAATGAGAGTAGCAATTACAATTTTGAAACTTGAGTGTGTGATGTTCAATCACAGTCTTCCATCTTATTATTTCTAATAAGGTCTAAAaccaaacaatatatataatatagctCTCTAATTAACTGAaagtttatatgattttatacaTTCTTATTTATCAGACTAGAATAAATATTTCCACGTGAATCAAGAATAGTTGAGCATTAGTGAATACTTATTGGAAGGGTGAAAAAATAGCTGGAACGTAGAAATTGATGATTAAAACAGGAGTGAGAGAGGAAGATGCATGTGATTTTCCTTACCAGAAATGAGGCAATGCTGCCGAAGAAGAGGGTCTTGAATCTACCCAGATAGGTATCAGAAATGAAAGCTCCAATTAATGAGAAGATGTTGGAGGATCCATTCCAAATTTGCACGACATTGACCA
This genomic stretch from Vigna radiata var. radiata cultivar VC1973A chromosome 7, Vradiata_ver6, whole genome shotgun sequence harbors:
- the LOC106766368 gene encoding protein NRT1/ PTR FAMILY 2.8, translating into MENGSSDYSGALELEQEPTSTSSSSSASAKQPGGWRSIKYIIGNESFEKVASMSLVSNLTVYLLSNYNLSNIYVVNVVQIWNGSSNIFSLIGAFISDTYLGRFKTLFFGSIASFLGILTITLTAGIRQLRPHPCDDNRHHCQSPDALQLAVLFFGLALLSIGAGGIRPCNIAFGADQFDSKTEKGRAQLESFFNWWYFSFTIALVIALTAVVYIQTNVSWTLGFAIPTCCLALSIAIFLLGRHTYICQKPQGSIFSDMARVISAAFRKRNVQASGRTVYNPAPTSEEAKTVQTDRFKFLDKAAIIVDPSELNDQGMARNAWRLCSLQQVEHLKCLLGVLPVWVTGICGFIVMDQQNTFGVLQAVQSNRSIGPHFKVPPGWMNLTSMIALSFWIFIYECVYIPLARKLSIKAPRLAMKKRISIGILLSILCMSVAAIVEKKRRDSALKHGLFVSPLSFAWLLPQFALSGLNEAFAAVSIMEYFTLEMPESMRTVAGAIFFLSLSIANYMGSLIVNIVHKITSSNGKTSWIGGNDLNHNRLDCYYSVIAALGGLNFIYFNFFACRYCDKDKDNLKTEAQQEHSNVVGESSEPNDEEKALDITGTTKRET